In Spinacia oleracea cultivar Varoflay chromosome 5, BTI_SOV_V1, whole genome shotgun sequence, a single window of DNA contains:
- the LOC110799776 gene encoding protein transport protein SEC24 B — protein sequence MCFSVRHSFTTVYGQRRIRVMNLSLSCTSTLPSIFHSADLDAQFICFLKQGACCGLQAWCTGVAAASGVILLHYCFCTDVLCPAAAWVLQLFRVVLLRSVSLRNFYVVAVSFCWLCNFSVWDASCNLSVCFFGLDIYYVY from the exons ATGTGCTTTTCAG TGCGCCATTCTTTCACCACTGTGTATGGTCAAAGAAGAATCAGAGTCATGAATCTCTCTCTCTCATGTACAAGCACGCTTCCTAGTATATTCCACTCCGCTGACTTGGATGCTCAATTCATATGTTTCTTAAAGCAAG GTGCTTGCTGTGGCTTGCAGGCGTGGTGCACTGGTGTGGCTGCAGCTTCTGGTGTAATTTTGCTGCACTATTGTTTCTGCACTGATGTTCTGTGCCCTGCTGCTGCTTGGGTTTTGCAGCTGTTTCGTGTAGTGTTGCTGCGTTCTGTTTCTCTACGTAACTTCTATGTTGTAGCTGTATCATTTTGCTGGTTGTGTAATTTTTCAGTTTGGGATGCAAGTTGTAATTTGTCAGTTTGTTTCTTTGGTTTGGATATATATTACGTGTATTAA